In Triticum urartu cultivar G1812 unplaced genomic scaffold, Tu2.1 TuUngrouped_contig_5334, whole genome shotgun sequence, the genomic window GCGGACACGCGGAGGGCGGCGACGTCATCCTCGCCACCGACGACGAGGAAGCGCCCGGGACGTCCAACCCCCCGCGCATCGACGATGCTGGTCAGGGGTGCAATAGGGACGGCGGCGGCACCCAGCACGGCGTCGATGATGATGGCGACTACACCCGATTCTACAGGCTGCTCGGCATGTAGAAGACAGAAGGCGGCGGTGGCTAGGCGTAGTTGTCGTTTTTAGTTTGTGTTTTTAAATTTTTGTACAAATAGTCAAATATCAATGAAATCGCTTAGTCCGGACGAAATTGTGTCGTGTTTGACTGATTTTAGAGATGGTCCTAAACGGCTGGGAGATGCTCTTAGGATTGTGCGTCATTTAGGGTTGTGCCTGGAGTTGGTCTAATGAGCACAGAGTACATTATACACCCTCTATGAAGTGTCTTAGTTTTGGGCCAAGGTTAGTTTTACAAATTTCTTGTCGTAGTTTACATAAATTGATCAGGTTTAAGGCGGACAGTTCCCCCATTTAGGGTCGTGCCAAGTTGGCCTAATGAgcattttggaggattctaatccttaagAACTTTGCTTATGTGGGCTGTTTGATTcttaggattgtaaaccataggcaTTTTTTCATAGGATTCATTCACACTAGATTTCATAAGAAATTTTTCATCCACTTAGGCcttctttgattcataggataggaataagAAAATCATAGAAAGTGAGATGGCATGCATGTCAATTCTATAAAAAAAAGATGttatttgatgcttaggataagctattgttttttttttcttcaaaacgtgaaggattgattcctatcctacataggaataggaatccattcctacaaaccgAAGGCTTCAAAAGAATTTTTCCTTTGCAAATCCTACaaaaatcctacaaaccaaaagaggcctcaaacctctttgaaagaatccCAGGTTTTCCCTATTCCTGTGTTTTGGAAATCCTACAAATCAAAGGGGCCCTAAATTCAATTTCCCAGTGGTCACATTCCTTTAATGCACACACATAACCAATGAGCTTGATCATGGATACTAACTGGCATTAAACAAAAATACTTCCTTCTTACACTGTTCTTTCCAAGATGTCTCGGACAAACAAAAATGACTTTCAAAACTGAAGCCAAACAGCCACAGTATGCTTGCACACTACTCAAGGATGAGCAATAGATATGGTTTAACAATGCTAAACTTAGTTCATCCGCTGCGCAGCCTCCTTTGCGATAAGCCTTTCCCTGGCCTTGGTCTTCGCTTGCGACTTGGAGCCCATGACACCACCACCCCACTTCTTCCTAACCTCATCAAATTTGTCGTTGAAGTTCGCCTGTGAATTAGTCAATAAACGGTTAGTTGACAAGTAAGCAGCAAAGATGGAAAAAAAACAATACAAACAAATGAAATCATAGCCCCACAAACCTTAATAGCCTCAAGGATCTTGCTGAACTCAAGCTTATCCTCATTCTTCACTGTGGTCAGGCACAGAACAGAGGCAGTCTTCTTGTGAACAATCTATAGAAATTATCCATTAGATCCTTGTGTTCAATAGATAACATTAACACACACAAGTAGGTAGCAGCAGAAACTATACCGATCCAAGGCGAGATTTTCCCTTGACAATGCAGTAAGGGACCTCCATTTTCCTGCAAAGAGCAGGGAGCCACACAACCAGCTCAATCGGATCAACATCATGAGCTATGACAACCAGCTGGGCTTTACTCTGCAAGAAGGCATACAAACTTGAATTGTCAACAAAGTGCAAGATAAGTCTATCAGCTGCCAATGCAAATAACAAAGGAAAGCAGAAGAACATGCCTGCTCGATTAGGTAGGTAACATGGTTAAGGCCATACTTAACAACTATTGGCTTCTTGGCCTCAACAGTCTTCCCTTCAGCTTCAGCCTGGGCCCTCTTTAGAAGCCTCTCCTTCTTGGCAGCTTTGTCTTCAGGCCGGTACTTAAGAAGCATCTTGAACAAGTTTGTTGCTGAAATAGAAGTTTGAAAGTTGGTCAGTTAACAGAGAATAGCAGGGGATTGAAGGTGGTATGCACTTCACAGAACATTACAACAAACAACATAATCAGTCAGAACTATCCACAATGCCATAAGATGATTTACAAAAGTTGTAGAATGTTTTAATGATATACACCTCCATTACTCCTTAATACAGTTCAACGGAGGAGCTTTTAAGTTTTATGAAACTAGTTGGGATCGGTAAAAACATCTTGCAGTCTTTGTTTGATTAATTCAATCCTTGACAAGACAAACTGGGCTACCAGGGTATGACCCTCCCAAATTAAATAAATAAGTACTGCAATAAATATTATTAGGCCTAGTACATGTAGATATATTTTCTTTTAGACCCAAACTCAAAATTAGATTGAACATTCAATCCAAAT contains:
- the LOC125529093 gene encoding 60S ribosomal protein L7a-2, which codes for MAPKRGGKAPVPAKKKTEKVTNPLFEKRPKQFGIGGALPPKKDLHRFVKWPKVVRIQRQRRILKQRLKVPPALHQFTRTLDKNLATNLFKMLLKYRPEDKAAKKERLLKRAQAEAEGKTVEAKKPIVVKYGLNHVTYLIEQSKAQLVVIAHDVDPIELVVWLPALCRKMEVPYCIVKGKSRLGSIVHKKTASVLCLTTVKNEDKLEFSKILEAIKANFNDKFDEVRKKWGGGVMGSKSQAKTKARERLIAKEAAQRMN